One Spinacia oleracea cultivar Varoflay chromosome 4, BTI_SOV_V1, whole genome shotgun sequence DNA segment encodes these proteins:
- the LOC110786592 gene encoding uncharacterized protein: MEACMIECSKKLALWCTITFKPIMTHEELEPIMATLGFMVQSETPCVNGVVWKEYTHPSGGCQNLSLLSPPPKVKLPSHLINGRHRIDGLHVYTYHAFIKGVKFYLGMDDISNLFHVRGMPLQPMSDRNKKFRRMEEDESVFIYKEGTLDQSAYSLYQLDKNNVNSSNNDEHKSIHIRDKGSNITIGNVIPLKDIIGFKGLAP, translated from the exons atgGAGGCATGTATGATCGAGTGTTCAAAAAAGTTAGCGTTATGGTGTACAATAACATTCAAACCTATAATGACCCATGAAGAGTTGGAACCCATCATGGCTACATTGGGTTTTATGGTCCAATCAGAGACCCCCTGTGTAAACGGTGTCGTTTGGAAGGAGTATACACACCCCAGTGGTGGTTGTCAGAATTTGTCTTTGTTGTCCCCGCCGCCAAAGGTGAAACTTCCTAGTCATTTAATTAACGGTCGACATAGAATCGACGGTCTACATGTATACACATATCATGCTTTCATCAAGGGCGTGAAATTTTACCTTGGGATGGATGATATCTCTAATCTCTTTCATGTCAG GGGAATGCCGCTTCAACCGATGTCAGACCGGAACAAGAAGTTTCGTAGAATGGAGGAAGATGAAAGTGTGTTTATTTACAAAGAAGGAACCCTTGATCAATCTGCCTACAGTCTCTATCAATTGGACAAGAACAATGTTAATAGTAGTAACAATGATGAGCATAAATCCATCCACATTCGTGACAAGGGTAGCAACATTACTATCGGCAACGTTATACCCTTGAAAGATATAATTGGTTTTAAGGGATTAGCTCCGTAG